The following DNA comes from Anaerostipes rhamnosivorans.
ACCTGGAATTACCGCAGATATAGCTTGAGGTACTTTCATGACTGCTTTTTTTGGAAGATGTGCTCTTTTGGCCGGATGCCGCTTTTGAAGCCGTGCTCTCACCTGTTTTGTAGTCAATGGATATACCTGGCTGTACATTATAGACAAAGACATTAAACTCCACTGCTTTTCCTTTATCCTCCACAGATTTAGCTTCCATCTGGACACCTTTTGCTACCAGATCCTTCTTTTCATAGACTGGAGTGACCCGGTACAGAACATGGTTTCCAGTTTCCTTTACATAGTCGGCCACCATGTCTTCAAACGGCAGCATCCCGTCCACGTTCATGGCTCTGGTTCCGGTGATGAGATTCTTTTCATTTGCATTTTCTCCGGTGAGCTGATAGCCGATCAGGTGACAGCGGTTATAGAGATACTTGCCGTCTACGTTGTTGTATTTGACAGTATGCCACCCGGTAGGCTTCACCATTCCGATGGCTCCGCGCTTTTTGGTGGGCATGATGTCTTTTCCGATGTTTGCCTGTGCTGTGCCGCATCTGCCCAGGGAATCCAGTTTACTGTAGGATTCGTAGGATTTGGATTTTAAATCCTTTGAAGTAAAATCAGGGCTGTTGTTATTTAGCTCCACATACAT
Coding sequences within:
- a CDS encoding DNA/RNA non-specific endonuclease, whose protein sequence is MKLRNRISAALLTLILVFSLGACQPADKTDSAVKETAKTETQNVSIDNIPDYSGKMYVELNNNSPDFTSKDLKSKSYESYSKLDSLGRCGTAQANIGKDIMPTKKRGAIGMVKPTGWHTVKYNNVDGKYLYNRCHLIGYQLTGENANEKNLITGTRAMNVDGMLPFEDMVADYVKETGNHVLYRVTPVYEKKDLVAKGVQMEAKSVEDKGKAVEFNVFVYNVQPGISIDYKTGESTASKAASGQKSTSSKKSSHESTSSYICGNSRSKVYHCPGQRDYEKMKSSKYLVKFQSEKEAQQAGYRKAKR